The following are encoded in a window of Trichocoleus sp. FACHB-46 genomic DNA:
- a CDS encoding DUF3386 domain-containing protein, translating to MTVAQVSAPELFRAAYENRYTWDKSFPGYTADVTLKQDDQVFTGKARVSAGFKPEVEGIENEDAKQAIHGQLFEIAIHRVRRTFEETHGKNSFSFGNTDETGAVEILMGGKAEGDRYKVRDNEVCLVHRHIHGVVVTINTFSSHDTGEGYLSHRYDSVYHDPQTGEQKGGKSLFEDEYEKVGNFYILSRRAISTETDGQTSVQEFLFSNIQLLEATA from the coding sequence ATGACAGTCGCACAAGTATCCGCTCCAGAGCTTTTTAGAGCTGCTTACGAAAATCGCTACACCTGGGATAAGAGCTTCCCTGGCTACACCGCTGATGTCACCCTAAAGCAAGACGATCAGGTATTTACTGGCAAAGCGCGAGTCAGCGCTGGCTTTAAGCCCGAAGTTGAAGGGATCGAGAACGAGGACGCCAAGCAGGCGATTCACGGCCAGTTGTTCGAAATTGCCATCCACCGGGTTCGCCGCACCTTTGAAGAAACCCACGGCAAGAACAGTTTCTCCTTTGGTAATACCGATGAGACGGGTGCTGTGGAAATTCTGATGGGGGGCAAGGCAGAAGGCGATCGCTATAAAGTGCGGGATAACGAGGTGTGCTTGGTGCACCGTCACATCCACGGCGTTGTAGTTACGATCAACACTTTCAGCAGCCACGACACGGGTGAAGGCTACCTGTCTCACCGCTATGATTCGGTTTACCACGATCCCCAAACGGGTGAGCAGAAAGGTGGCAAGAGCCTATTTGAAGATGAATACGAGAAGGTGGGTAACTTCTATATCCTGAGCCGTCGAGCAATTTCTACTGAAACCGATGGTCAGACTTCTGTTCAGGAGTTCCTTTTCTCAAATATTCAACTATTAGAAGCAACTGCCTAA
- a CDS encoding LuxR C-terminal-related transcriptional regulator → MGKSPHNFFQAIAAASDEKALRLLFMKEAGEYFGAECWGLCLLNEQSQAAEVDIQGGPNVDAFVQRYEKIGRSTDPVLRYVFEHHAPTHEGVVFAGNDWKESELYQNCYAYYDQEHVMMGPIVNHGRLIGGAYFTRASDAPAFNLQDLASLSGLCLHLSARLAVFRPQAFPRLQPSISDRLTEREQQIAELVAQGLTNAEIGEKLWITQNTVKQALKRMFRKLNVSTRTEMVARLGDSLNP, encoded by the coding sequence ATGGGCAAATCTCCCCATAACTTCTTTCAAGCGATCGCTGCCGCCTCCGATGAAAAAGCGCTCCGCCTGTTATTTATGAAAGAAGCAGGTGAATATTTTGGTGCCGAATGCTGGGGCTTGTGTCTGCTGAATGAGCAATCTCAAGCAGCAGAAGTAGATATTCAAGGCGGCCCGAATGTAGATGCTTTCGTGCAGCGCTACGAGAAAATTGGTCGCAGCACTGATCCCGTGTTGCGCTATGTGTTTGAGCACCATGCGCCCACTCACGAAGGAGTAGTGTTTGCGGGCAACGATTGGAAAGAATCGGAGCTATACCAAAATTGCTACGCCTACTACGACCAAGAGCATGTGATGATGGGACCGATCGTCAATCATGGCCGCTTAATTGGTGGCGCTTACTTCACGCGTGCCAGTGATGCCCCGGCGTTTAACTTACAAGATTTAGCCAGCTTGAGTGGTCTATGTTTGCACCTCTCCGCTCGTTTGGCCGTTTTTCGACCCCAAGCATTCCCTCGCTTGCAGCCATCTATTAGCGATCGCCTCACCGAGCGGGAGCAACAAATTGCGGAACTAGTGGCTCAAGGACTGACAAATGCAGAGATCGGTGAAAAGCTCTGGATCACTCAGAACACCGTAAAACAAGCCCTAAAACGCATGTTCCGAAAGCTCAACGTCTCTACCCGCACCGAAATGGTGGCTCGTTTAGGAGATAGCCTTAATCCCTGA
- a CDS encoding vitamin K epoxide reductase family protein: MRRRRSTPWIHRWSRLIIAAIAAVGALGTGYLTITKLAGGSAACPTSGCEQVLSSPYATVFGLPLTLFGFLGYASMGILAIAPLLVNASANKDLRSNLENWTWPLMLAIGTAMTVFSGYLMYLLAFEIKALCLYCLASALFSVSFLVLTVLGRTWEDVGQIFFTGVAVGLVTLVGTLGVYANIDGAGNTNASGSGAGEAGALVTTPSNPAQIALAKHLTQVGAKMYGAYWCPHCNDQKQLFGREGAKQINYIECDPSGQNAQPEVCKAQKIEGYPTWEVNGQFFGGTQSLQKLAELSGYQGPKNFQ, encoded by the coding sequence ATGAGACGCCGACGTTCTACTCCTTGGATTCATCGCTGGTCTCGGTTAATTATTGCCGCGATCGCGGCTGTGGGAGCTTTAGGAACAGGCTACCTAACCATTACCAAACTGGCGGGAGGGTCTGCTGCCTGTCCAACAAGCGGTTGTGAGCAGGTACTTTCTAGCCCTTACGCCACAGTATTTGGTTTGCCACTGACCTTGTTTGGCTTTTTGGGCTACGCCAGCATGGGGATTTTGGCGATCGCGCCTTTACTGGTGAATGCTTCAGCCAATAAAGATCTGCGCTCTAATTTAGAGAACTGGACTTGGCCGCTAATGCTAGCGATTGGCACAGCCATGACAGTGTTTAGCGGCTACTTAATGTACCTGCTGGCATTTGAGATCAAAGCGTTGTGCCTCTACTGTCTAGCATCGGCGCTATTCTCAGTTAGTTTCCTCGTCCTAACAGTCTTGGGCCGAACCTGGGAGGATGTGGGTCAAATCTTTTTCACAGGTGTGGCGGTTGGACTAGTAACCTTAGTCGGGACGCTGGGAGTTTACGCCAATATCGATGGGGCTGGGAATACCAATGCCTCTGGTTCTGGCGCTGGAGAAGCTGGTGCCCTAGTAACAACCCCTTCTAACCCTGCTCAAATCGCGCTAGCAAAGCATCTGACTCAAGTTGGAGCCAAAATGTATGGCGCTTACTGGTGTCCCCATTGCAATGACCAGAAGCAATTGTTTGGTCGTGAGGGTGCCAAACAAATCAATTACATCGAATGCGATCCTAGTGGACAGAATGCTCAACCTGAAGTCTGCAAAGCTCAGAAGATTGAAGGCTATCCTACCTGGGAAGTGAATGGACAGTTTTTCGGGGGAACCCAATCTCTACAAAAGCTAGCTGAACTCTCAGGCTATCAAGGCCCTAAAAACTTTCAGTAA
- the btpA gene encoding photosystem I biogenesis protein BtpA, producing MDLNHIFKTANPIIGVVHLLPLPASPRWGGSLKAVIDRAEQEATALASGGVDGIIVENFFDAPFAKDRVDPAVVSAMSLIVQRLMHLVTVPIGINVLRNDAQSAMAIATCVQAHFIRVNVLTGVMATDQGLIEGQAHQLLRYRRELGSNVKILADVLVKHARPLGSPNLTTAVQETIERGLADGVILSGWSTGSPPSLEDLELATAAANGTPVFIGSGADWENIPTLIQAADGVIVSSSLKRHGRIEQPVDPIRVSRFVESMRRSLAMKGQAKSMPSVTAHSYSE from the coding sequence GTGGACTTAAATCACATATTCAAAACCGCTAATCCCATCATTGGTGTTGTGCATTTGCTGCCTTTACCAGCCTCGCCGCGTTGGGGAGGGAGCCTCAAAGCTGTGATCGATCGCGCCGAGCAGGAAGCCACGGCTTTGGCATCAGGCGGCGTAGACGGCATTATCGTTGAGAACTTTTTTGATGCTCCCTTCGCCAAGGATCGAGTTGATCCGGCGGTGGTGAGTGCCATGAGCTTGATTGTGCAACGGCTGATGCACCTGGTGACGGTGCCCATCGGGATCAATGTCTTGCGTAACGATGCTCAGAGTGCAATGGCGATCGCGACTTGTGTGCAAGCTCACTTTATTCGCGTCAACGTTTTGACTGGGGTGATGGCAACAGATCAAGGTCTGATCGAAGGGCAAGCGCATCAACTCTTACGCTATCGTCGAGAACTGGGCAGCAATGTCAAAATCCTGGCAGATGTATTGGTGAAGCACGCCCGACCCCTGGGATCACCTAATTTGACCACAGCGGTGCAAGAAACCATTGAGCGCGGTTTAGCGGATGGGGTGATTTTGTCTGGTTGGTCCACAGGCAGTCCTCCTAGCCTAGAAGATTTGGAACTGGCGACTGCGGCAGCAAATGGCACGCCTGTATTTATTGGTAGTGGTGCGGATTGGGAAAATATTCCGACTTTGATTCAAGCAGCGGATGGGGTGATTGTCTCCAGCTCGCTAAAAAGGCATGGTCGCATTGAACAGCCAGTAGACCCAATTCGGGTGAGCCGCTTTGTGGAATCAATGCGTCGCAGTTTAGCGATGAAAGGGCAAGCCAAGTCCATGCCTTCAGTTACAGCTCATTCTTATTCGGAATAG
- a CDS encoding DEAD/DEAH box helicase — protein MTLSFQSLGLSEARVQHLEKIGFTTPSAIQAQAIPHLLAGRDVVGQAQTGTGKTAAFSLPILEQIDLNAVGVQALILTPTRELAVQVSQAIRTFNDERRLHILPIYGGQAIDRQIMRLRQGVQVVVGTPGRVLDLLDRGDLKLNHLRWLVLDEADEMLNMGFIDDVEKILTQVPTERHTAFFSATMPPSIRKLVNRFLRSPITVTIEQPKAAPSRINQVAYMVPRGCTKARALQPILELEDPESALIFVRTRRAAAELTSQLQGAGHSVDEYHGDLSQSQRERLLHRFRETQVRWVVATDIAARGIHVDDLTHVINYDLPDSVENYVHRIGRTGRAGKEGTAISLIQPLDRRKLRDIERHIRQSLEIRSIPTRAMIEARHIEKLQAQLREALAGERMASFLPIVAQLGEEYDSHAIAAAALQMIYDRSRPTWMQSEAYEDIVTDDKPRLNSGSKPKPVKKVIKTSPAPQASGSKNG, from the coding sequence ATGACTCTTTCGTTTCAAAGTCTCGGCCTCTCTGAAGCCCGCGTTCAACATCTAGAAAAGATCGGTTTTACCACTCCCAGTGCAATTCAAGCCCAAGCCATTCCCCATCTGTTGGCAGGCCGTGACGTAGTAGGCCAAGCCCAGACGGGTACCGGTAAAACTGCTGCTTTCTCGCTGCCCATCCTAGAGCAGATTGATTTGAATGCTGTAGGGGTGCAGGCGTTGATCCTAACTCCCACTCGTGAGTTGGCTGTTCAAGTCAGCCAGGCCATTCGTACCTTTAATGATGAGCGACGACTGCACATCCTACCGATTTACGGTGGTCAAGCGATCGATCGCCAAATTATGCGCCTCAGACAAGGCGTACAGGTAGTGGTAGGAACTCCGGGACGAGTGTTAGATTTACTCGACCGTGGCGACCTCAAACTCAATCACCTGCGTTGGTTGGTGTTGGATGAAGCTGATGAAATGCTCAATATGGGCTTCATCGATGACGTGGAAAAAATCCTGACTCAGGTGCCCACAGAGCGTCATACTGCTTTCTTCTCGGCCACCATGCCCCCTTCGATTCGCAAGTTGGTCAACCGGTTCTTGCGATCGCCCATCACGGTCACGATTGAGCAGCCCAAAGCCGCTCCTTCTCGGATTAACCAAGTTGCTTACATGGTGCCCCGTGGCTGCACCAAAGCTAGAGCTTTGCAACCGATTCTGGAACTCGAAGATCCCGAATCCGCGCTGATCTTTGTGCGGACTCGTCGCGCTGCGGCGGAACTCACTAGCCAACTGCAAGGCGCAGGTCATAGCGTGGATGAATATCACGGTGACCTGAGCCAAAGCCAGCGGGAGCGCCTTCTACATCGCTTCCGGGAGACTCAAGTTCGTTGGGTTGTGGCTACCGACATTGCCGCTCGGGGTATCCACGTCGATGACCTGACTCATGTCATTAACTACGATTTGCCCGATAGCGTTGAGAACTATGTTCACCGGATTGGTCGGACAGGTCGTGCAGGCAAAGAAGGAACTGCAATCTCTCTGATTCAACCCCTGGATCGTCGCAAACTGCGCGATATTGAGCGTCACATCCGCCAATCTCTGGAAATTCGCTCGATCCCCACTCGGGCTATGATTGAAGCGCGTCACATTGAGAAGCTGCAAGCGCAATTGCGTGAAGCACTAGCTGGTGAGCGGATGGCTTCCTTCTTGCCTATCGTGGCGCAACTGGGTGAAGAGTACGACTCCCACGCGATCGCTGCTGCTGCCCTGCAAATGATTTACGATCGCAGTCGTCCTACTTGGATGCAATCTGAGGCTTATGAGGATATCGTGACTGACGACAAGCCTCGTCTCAACTCTGGTTCTAAGCCCAAGCCAGTTAAGAAAGTAATCAAGACTTCTCCTGCGCCTCAAGCCTCTGGTTCCAAAAACGGCTAA
- the aspS gene encoding aspartate--tRNA ligase, whose protein sequence is MRTHYCGQLRAENIGETVTLCGWVDRRRDHGGVIFLDLRDRTGIVQIVSDPERTPNSYEPAGDFRNEYVIQVTGRVTRRPHDSLNPRLPTGEIEIYADQVELLNAVRKQLPFQVSTADNEAVREDLRLKYRYLDLRRDRMNRNLRLRHEIIKTLRRYLEDAKDFIEVETPILTRSTPEGARDYLVPSRVNPGDWFALPQSPQLFKQLLMVSGFDRYYQVARCFRDEDLRADRQPEFTQLDMEMSFMSQEEILTLNEDLVCHLFKTIKGIDLPRPFPRLTYKEAMDRYGSDKPDTRYDLELVEVSDLVKDSGFKVFSGAVASGGIVKVLPIPGGNDAISNVRIKPGGDLFQEACNAGAKGLAYIRVREDGEIDTIGAIKDNLTAEQKQELLARTGAKAGDLLLFGAGPTDLVNKTLDRLRQVIAQELNLIDPEKINLLWIVDFPMFEWNADEKRLEALHHPFTAPHPDDRDDLKTARAQAYDLVFNGFEVGGGSLRIYQPDLQAQVFETIGLPEEEAQSKFGFLIEAFEYGTPPHGGIAYGLDRLVMLLAGEESIRDAIAFPKTQQARCLLTSAPSGVDDKQLKELHVASTHKPKT, encoded by the coding sequence ATGCGAACCCATTATTGCGGCCAACTCCGAGCAGAAAATATTGGAGAGACTGTCACGCTGTGTGGATGGGTAGACCGTCGCCGCGATCACGGGGGGGTGATCTTTCTAGACCTACGCGATCGCACTGGCATTGTCCAAATTGTCAGCGATCCGGAACGCACCCCCAATTCTTACGAGCCAGCGGGTGATTTCCGCAACGAGTATGTCATCCAAGTCACGGGTCGGGTGACTCGCCGCCCTCATGACTCGCTCAATCCTCGGCTGCCCACGGGAGAAATTGAAATTTACGCTGATCAGGTCGAGCTGTTGAATGCGGTTCGCAAGCAACTTCCCTTCCAGGTTTCTACGGCAGACAACGAGGCTGTACGAGAAGATTTGCGCCTGAAATATCGCTACTTAGATTTGCGGCGCGATCGCATGAATCGCAATCTGCGGCTACGTCATGAAATCATCAAAACATTGCGGCGCTATCTAGAAGATGCCAAAGATTTTATCGAAGTTGAAACGCCGATCCTGACTCGCTCCACCCCAGAAGGCGCACGAGATTACTTAGTGCCCAGCCGCGTCAACCCCGGAGATTGGTTCGCGCTGCCGCAGTCACCGCAGTTGTTCAAGCAATTGCTGATGGTGTCAGGGTTCGATCGCTACTACCAAGTGGCTCGTTGCTTCCGGGACGAAGATTTACGGGCCGATCGCCAACCTGAATTTACTCAACTGGACATGGAAATGAGTTTCATGTCGCAAGAGGAAATTCTGACTCTAAACGAAGACTTAGTTTGCCATCTGTTTAAGACCATAAAAGGCATCGATCTACCCAGACCCTTTCCCCGTCTGACCTATAAAGAGGCGATGGATCGCTATGGTTCTGACAAGCCTGACACCCGGTACGACCTGGAGCTAGTGGAAGTCTCTGATTTGGTCAAGGATTCTGGCTTTAAAGTGTTCTCTGGTGCAGTCGCGAGTGGCGGCATTGTCAAAGTTCTACCAATCCCCGGCGGCAACGATGCCATTTCCAACGTGCGGATTAAACCCGGTGGTGACTTATTCCAAGAAGCTTGCAACGCGGGCGCTAAAGGTTTGGCCTACATCCGCGTGCGCGAAGATGGCGAAATTGACACCATTGGCGCGATTAAGGACAACTTAACTGCTGAGCAAAAGCAAGAGTTACTGGCCCGTACTGGCGCTAAAGCAGGTGATTTGTTGCTGTTTGGCGCTGGTCCAACCGACTTGGTGAACAAAACCCTCGATCGCCTCCGCCAAGTAATTGCCCAAGAACTGAATCTAATTGATCCCGAAAAGATCAATCTGCTCTGGATCGTCGATTTCCCCATGTTTGAGTGGAATGCTGACGAGAAGCGCCTCGAAGCGCTACACCATCCCTTCACCGCACCCCACCCAGACGACCGTGATGACTTAAAAACAGCTCGCGCTCAAGCTTATGACTTGGTGTTCAACGGCTTTGAAGTTGGGGGTGGTAGCCTGCGGATCTATCAACCTGATTTGCAAGCCCAAGTCTTCGAGACCATTGGTTTACCTGAAGAGGAAGCTCAAAGTAAGTTTGGCTTCTTAATCGAAGCGTTTGAGTACGGCACTCCGCCTCATGGTGGCATTGCCTACGGTTTGGATCGCTTGGTGATGTTGTTGGCGGGTGAAGAATCGATTCGAGACGCGATCGCCTTCCCCAAAACTCAACAAGCTCGTTGTCTGCTAACCAGTGCGCCTTCGGGTGTGGATGACAAGCAACTCAAGGAGCTGCATGTCGCCTCTACCCACAAACCAAAAACTTAA
- the rimO gene encoding 30S ribosomal protein S12 methylthiotransferase RimO, giving the protein MGNKPTISVAHLGCEKNRIDTEHMLGLLVEAGYQVDTNEDLADYVIVNTCSFIQAAREESVRTIVELTEANKKVVITGCMAQHFQQELLDELPEAVALVGTGDYNKIVNVIQRVETGERVKEVTAEPTYIADETTPRYRTTTEGVAYLRVAEGCDYRCAFCIIPHLRGNQRSRTIESIVAEAEQLAAEGVQEIILISQITTNYGLDIYGEPKLDELLRALGKVNVPWIRMHYAYPTGLTPKVITAIQETANVLPYLDLPLQHSHPEILRAMNRPWQGRVNDSIIERLKTALPDAVLRTTFIVGFPGETDEHFEHLLQFVERHEFDHVGVFTFSAEEGTPAYSLPNQVPQAIMDQRRDALMALQQPISLKKNQAEIGKTVNVLIEQENPETGELVGRSARFAPEVDGVVYVQGEAALGTLVPVTIADADVYDLYGCVAP; this is encoded by the coding sequence ATGGGCAATAAGCCAACTATTTCCGTCGCACATTTAGGCTGCGAGAAAAATCGGATTGATACTGAACACATGCTCGGTCTGCTTGTGGAAGCAGGCTATCAAGTTGACACCAACGAAGATTTAGCTGATTACGTCATCGTCAACACTTGCAGTTTTATTCAAGCGGCGCGAGAAGAATCTGTCCGCACCATTGTGGAACTGACTGAAGCCAACAAGAAAGTGGTAATTACAGGCTGTATGGCACAGCATTTCCAGCAAGAACTGTTGGATGAGTTACCCGAAGCAGTCGCTTTAGTGGGTACAGGTGACTACAACAAAATAGTCAACGTGATTCAGCGGGTAGAAACAGGTGAGCGCGTCAAAGAAGTAACGGCAGAGCCGACTTACATTGCTGATGAAACCACGCCTCGTTACCGCACTACTACCGAGGGTGTAGCTTATCTGCGGGTGGCAGAGGGTTGCGATTACCGCTGTGCGTTCTGCATTATTCCGCACCTGAGAGGCAATCAGCGATCGCGCACCATTGAATCGATTGTGGCCGAGGCTGAGCAATTGGCGGCTGAAGGGGTGCAAGAGATTATCTTGATCTCTCAAATCACCACTAACTATGGTTTGGATATCTACGGCGAGCCGAAACTGGATGAACTGCTGCGGGCTTTAGGGAAAGTCAATGTGCCTTGGATTCGCATGCACTATGCCTATCCGACCGGGCTTACCCCCAAAGTTATTACCGCCATTCAAGAAACTGCTAACGTTCTGCCCTATCTAGATTTGCCGTTGCAACATTCTCACCCAGAAATTTTGCGGGCGATGAATCGCCCTTGGCAAGGTCGCGTCAACGATAGCATTATTGAGCGACTGAAAACTGCTCTTCCGGATGCGGTTCTACGCACCACCTTTATTGTCGGCTTCCCAGGGGAAACCGATGAGCATTTCGAGCACCTGTTGCAGTTCGTCGAGCGGCATGAATTTGATCACGTCGGTGTGTTTACTTTTTCAGCCGAAGAGGGCACTCCTGCCTATAGCCTGCCAAATCAAGTACCGCAAGCTATAATGGATCAGCGTCGTGATGCGTTGATGGCTCTTCAACAACCCATTTCCTTGAAGAAGAATCAAGCTGAGATCGGGAAAACCGTTAACGTTCTGATTGAGCAAGAAAATCCTGAAACTGGCGAGTTGGTTGGGCGTTCGGCTCGCTTTGCTCCAGAAGTTGACGGTGTTGTCTACGTTCAAGGCGAGGCAGCACTAGGAACCTTAGTTCCAGTTACGATTGCCGACGCTGATGTTTACGATCTTTATGGTTGCGTTGCACCCTAA
- a CDS encoding ATP-dependent helicase, whose protein sequence is MTSQIPTNSDPNLFDSLTPAPLLNKPSLESLGELRARALEQIRAGLRPGQQQMADWRGGPLAVSAVPGAGKSTGMAGAAAIAIARYQLHSSRQLVVVTFTRSAAANIKAKIRQALRTMSLPQGGFLVQTLHGLALNIATRHPELSGLNLERLTLISPTQSHRLIRTCIEQWIADHPALYQRLLEGQHFDGEETERLRRQSVLRTEVLPELAQTVIHEAKSSGLLPQDLQRLSTEITSDEYSVLEVAAGLYERYQALLRSRDFIDYDEMILSALRVLDNDSARQLWQTQTFAVFEDEAQDSTPLQTKLLEILSTNPSDAEQLPNLVRVGDPNQAINSTFTPADPIFFRDFCENCSTQDRLVTMDQAGRSTQVIIDAANFVLAWVNRTYGTPRSQTSLAANSTTLPFRPQHIRPVDPEDPQPDANPTPTGRGLELYTPRDTYHTVELIGQRVIELFAQDPQTQAAILVRENKQGRFIAERLSYLKSDYGIEVYDVGDRDRHSRVPGEILALLQFIDRPHSPDNLKAALTVLVERQLIPSQDLNAIASLPEQFLYPGPLDPPQSDPVQKARRFCTSLLRARLELPHYQFISFLALSLNYDQAELATADKLAERIAQQTVGDSSMTAMLMRLSEIVSSEKFEPVETENSEARYTRSGQLTIITMHKAKGLDWDYVFLPFLHEQTIPGGLRILPQSQFLGDFTLSEVARAQIRASLHGQFPLPDVATAWERAGHLKLAEEFRLLYVAMTRAKRLLWMSAAQKAPFTWSKPNNLEDKKPCPVLPALKRQFPEAVVPL, encoded by the coding sequence ATGACTTCTCAAATTCCCACCAACTCAGACCCCAACCTTTTCGATTCGCTCACGCCCGCTCCTTTACTCAACAAACCTTCGCTGGAATCTCTAGGCGAGTTGAGAGCCAGAGCCTTAGAGCAGATCCGAGCGGGTTTGCGGCCTGGACAGCAGCAAATGGCGGATTGGCGAGGTGGCCCTCTGGCGGTCTCAGCGGTTCCGGGCGCAGGAAAATCAACTGGGATGGCAGGGGCAGCAGCGATCGCGATCGCCCGTTACCAATTGCATAGCAGCCGTCAACTGGTGGTCGTTACCTTTACCCGCTCAGCTGCCGCCAATATCAAGGCCAAGATTCGCCAAGCGCTGCGAACCATGTCTCTGCCGCAGGGTGGCTTTTTGGTACAGACATTGCACGGCCTAGCGTTGAACATTGCGACTCGCCATCCTGAGCTTTCTGGGCTTAACTTAGAGCGTCTGACTTTAATCTCTCCCACGCAAAGCCACCGTTTAATTCGGACTTGTATTGAGCAGTGGATTGCTGATCATCCGGCGCTATACCAGCGCTTGTTAGAAGGGCAACATTTCGACGGAGAAGAGACCGAACGGCTACGGCGGCAGTCAGTCCTACGAACAGAAGTCTTGCCAGAGCTGGCGCAAACGGTCATCCATGAAGCAAAAAGTTCTGGCTTGCTGCCCCAAGATTTGCAGCGCCTAAGCACAGAGATCACATCTGATGAATATTCCGTCTTAGAAGTCGCAGCAGGGCTGTATGAGCGGTATCAAGCTTTGCTGCGATCGCGAGATTTCATCGACTACGACGAAATGATTTTGTCTGCCTTGCGAGTGCTAGACAATGACAGTGCTCGTCAGCTTTGGCAAACTCAAACATTTGCTGTGTTTGAAGACGAAGCCCAAGACTCCACACCGCTCCAAACCAAGCTACTGGAGATTCTATCTACTAATCCCAGCGATGCCGAGCAACTACCCAACTTAGTGCGGGTGGGCGATCCCAACCAAGCCATCAACTCCACCTTCACCCCGGCTGACCCCATTTTCTTTCGTGACTTCTGCGAAAATTGCAGCACCCAAGACCGACTCGTAACGATGGATCAAGCGGGTCGCAGCACCCAGGTCATTATTGATGCCGCTAATTTTGTCTTGGCCTGGGTGAATCGTACCTATGGAACTCCGCGATCGCAGACCTCGCTAGCTGCCAACAGCACTACCTTACCTTTTCGACCCCAGCACATTCGCCCGGTTGATCCCGAAGATCCTCAACCGGATGCCAACCCCACTCCTACGGGGCGAGGGCTAGAGCTATACACTCCCCGCGACACCTATCACACCGTGGAACTGATTGGGCAGCGGGTGATCGAGCTGTTTGCTCAAGATCCCCAAACGCAAGCGGCCATCTTAGTCCGCGAAAACAAACAGGGGCGCTTTATCGCGGAGCGTCTAAGTTATCTCAAGTCAGACTACGGCATTGAAGTTTATGATGTCGGCGATCGCGATCGGCATTCGCGGGTTCCGGGTGAGATCCTAGCGCTGCTGCAATTCATCGATCGCCCTCATTCTCCCGATAACTTAAAAGCAGCACTCACAGTTTTAGTAGAGCGGCAGTTAATCCCCTCGCAGGATTTGAATGCGATCGCCAGCCTACCAGAGCAGTTTCTATATCCTGGACCGCTTGATCCCCCGCAAAGCGATCCGGTGCAGAAAGCCCGCCGTTTCTGTACGAGTTTGCTACGAGCCCGCTTGGAATTACCGCATTATCAATTCATTTCTTTCCTGGCTTTGTCGCTGAACTATGACCAAGCCGAACTGGCCACCGCAGATAAGCTAGCCGAACGCATCGCGCAGCAAACAGTCGGAGATAGCTCCATGACTGCAATGTTGATGCGGCTGAGCGAAATCGTCAGTTCAGAAAAATTTGAACCTGTGGAAACAGAAAACTCAGAAGCTCGTTACACGCGATCGGGCCAACTAACGATTATCACGATGCACAAGGCCAAAGGGTTGGATTGGGATTATGTATTTCTCCCCTTTCTACATGAGCAAACGATCCCTGGCGGTCTGAGGATTCTGCCTCAATCCCAATTTCTTGGCGATTTTACGCTCTCTGAGGTTGCTCGCGCCCAGATTCGCGCTAGCCTACATGGTCAGTTTCCCCTCCCTGATGTTGCGACTGCATGGGAGCGAGCGGGACATCTGAAACTAGCCGAAGAGTTTCGTCTACTCTACGTCGCCATGACTCGTGCCAAACGGTTGCTGTGGATGTCTGCGGCCCAAAAGGCTCCCTTTACTTGGAGCAAGCCTAACAATCTAGAAGATAAAAAACCCTGCCCCGTGCTACCCGCGCTAAAGCGCCAGTTTCCAGAAGCAGTAGTCCCCTTGTAA